The Victivallis sp. Marseille-Q1083 DNA window TTTTGCACTTCCAGCATCTCGATCGTCAGCCGGTTGGTCCGCTGCTGCTCCAGCGTGAACTCGGTAACCTCGGCCTGCAGTTTCTTCAACTGCGACACCAGTCCGAGCAAATCGGATTCCAACGTATTCTTGAGCTCCAGAAATTGCTTGCAGAATTTGAAAAACTTATAGAGAGCGACCAGCAGTATAATCCACGTAATTCCAACGGCAATCACGACCAGATAATGAGGCGACATTGTGATAACACTCCTGCTTGATTCTTTTGATAAATTTCCTGAAACCCTGCCATGCCATAAAATAAAACCGGTTACGGAAGATTACAATATGAAACCGCAAACTTTCGTTATCTTTTTTCCGGCAGCGGCAGCGAACTATATATCAAATTACAGTGTTTCTTCTCCGGCGTCCAATACGGCAATATAGGGCAGTTGCCGGAACAATTCCCGCGAATCCAGGCCGTAACCGACCACATAGCAATCGGCGACGGCAAACCCGCGCCAATCGGCCCGCCGCACTACCGCGGCCGACCGCGGCCGGTCTTTTTCCAGCAGCACACAGGTTCGAACGCTGGCGGCCGCCCGCCGGCGGAACAACCCGACAATACCGCCCAGCGTCAAACCGGTGTCCAGCACATCGTCGAGAATCAGCACATGCCGGCCGGCGACCGGCAGCTTGACGTCGGCGCGAATTTCCAGACGCCCGCTGCTGCGGTCATCGCAATAACTGCCGGCCGCGAAAGTGTCGCACTGCAGTTCGGGCAACTGCAGATGGCGCAGCAAATCGGCGGCGAAAAACAACGCCCCGTTGAGCACGATGACCACCGTCAGCGGCTTTCCCCGGTAAAAGCAGCAGAGTTCCTCTCCCAGTTCCCGAATCCGGGCGGCCAGACGATTTTCATCAATCAAAAGCTGCATGATCTGTTTCCGTTCCCAAGTTGTAAGCCGGCGATGGCGGCGGCATACCATAACGATGCCGACGGCGGTTTGCAAATCCGATGTCAAAAGAATCCGGATTTTCCGGCCGAATGCCATTGCATAACGACAAAGCGGTGATACTATTTCAACAACAACACTGCATTAAAAAAAAAACGACAGGAAATGATGATGTATCAACCAGCAGCAGACCGTTACGACTCGATGCCTTATCGCCGCTGCGGCGCCAGCGGTTTGAAATTACCGGCCATTTCGCTGGGCATGTGGCACAATTTCGGCAGTGTCGATGTTTACGAAAACGCCCGGGCGATGCTGCAACAGGCTTTCGACCTCGGCATCACCCACTTCGACCTGGCCAACAATTACGGGCCGGAACCCGGTTCGGCGGAAACGACGTTCGGCCAAATTTTCCGACAGGATTTCCGGGCGTACCGCGACGAGATGATTATCTCGACCAAAGCCGGTTACCTGATGTGGCCGGGGCCCTACGGCGAATGGGGATCCCGGAAAAATTTGATCGCCAGTTGCGATCAGAGCCTGAAGCGGATGCAGTTGGATTACGTTGATATCTTTTACAGCCACCGCCCGGATCCGGATACGCCGCTGGAGGAGACGATGGGCGCCCTGGATCAACTGGTGCGCAGCGGCAAGACGCTCTACGTCGGCATTTCCTCCTACCCGCCGGAACTGACCCGCCAGGCGGCCAGGCTGCTGCGGGAAATGCGCACTCCATTCATCATCCACCAGCCGCGCTACAATTTGTTCTGCCGCGATTTTGAATTCAACGGCCTGTTCGACACCCTGTTGGCAGAAAAAATCGGCTGTATCGTCTTTTCTCCGCTCGCCCAGGGACTGCTGACCGACAAATACCTGCATGGCATTCCGGCCAATTCCCGCGCCAGCCGCAATCACTTCCTGAAGGAGTCGATGATCACCGGCGAAGTGCTGCAAAAGATCGGAGAACTCAATCAACTGGCGCAGCAGCGCGGCCAGACGCTGGCCCAGATGGCAATCAGTTTCGTCCTGCACCAGAAGGCGGTCACCTCGGCGCTGATCGGCGCCCATTCACCGCAGCAGCTCGTCGACATCGCCGGCTGTTTGAACAATCTGGAGTTCTCAACTTCGGAGCTGGCGTCGATCGACGCGATCGTCGGACGGTAACCGCCGGCGGCAGAAGGCGATGAACCGCTCGGCAAACTTCAGGTTTTCGTGCGGCATATAAATGAAATGCATGGTGCGGAGCAACCGTCCTTCGGTAAATCTTGCCGCCGCCAGCGTCCCGGCGGCAAGCTCCTCCCGGATCGCCAGTTCCGAAATGACGGTGAAGCCGAATCCCAGCTTGACCAACTGCTTGAGCGCTTCAAAACCGTTGACTTCCTGGACAGCCCGAATGTCCGGCGCCGGCAGGCCGCGTTCAGCCAGAAAGCGGTCGAAACAGTACCGCGTGCCGGAACCTGGCTCCCGTAAAATCAGCCGCCGGCCGGCCGCAATCGCTTCCGCCAGCGAAAATTCGGCGGCGGCAAATCCCGGCTGGCCGGCCGCTACCAGTTCGTCCTGCACCCAGGGTTCGGCAAAGAAATAATTGCGGTCGAACGGTCCCTCCACCAGTGCCAGATCAAGCTGGTGCTTCTTCAACCGGTCGGCGATTTCGTCGGTGTTGGCGATATACAAACTCAAATTGCAGCGGGGATGCAGCTCGCTGTAAGCGGCCAGAAATCCCGGCAGCACGTAACCGCCGGCCGTCATCGTCGCTCCGAGCCGGTAATGCCGGATGGCGGAGGCGGCGTACTGCACTTGACGGATCAACTGATCTTCGGCCGCCAGCAACGATTCGCACTCCGCCTGCAACGCCCGGCCGCCCGGCGTCAACCGCAAGCGCCGGCCATCGCGTTCAAAGAGCGGGGTTCCCAGTTCGGCTTCCAACTGGGCGATCTGCTGGGTGACATTCGGCTGCGACATTCCCAGGGCCGCGGCAGTCTCGGTGAAATTATGCAGCACCGATGCTAAATGAAATATTTTCAACTTGCGATCTACCAGCACGTCATTCCCCCCGCATTTTTTCCGATCATCGTCAAATTTTTCCGCCGCATCATTGGGGATAAAATACCGCGCCATCCACGTTTTACAAACTGCGACCGTCGCGATTGTATTTTGCCGATTTTTCAGACAGGGTGCTTTGTCCCGCATGAAACGAGACGAATGGCCGCACAACGATTATGCTGAGCGGAAGACATTACGAAATGACGCCGCCGGCGACGTCGGCTTTTTCAACCACGAACGGTCACTCCAGAAGTTCGGAATATTTACCGGCAAGCGGCACGACTGGGACGGCGAAAACGACAGGAGAATACCTGAAATTCCAGTCGGAATTGTCCAGAATACCCTGGTCATAACAATCGAGGTAATTCGAACGTTTCCATGCCGGCCTTGCAGAATGCAAATTCCGGGGACGCCGGATTGCAGAATGCAGTCGGCCGGGCGAAATTCCGGTACGGTTTGAGCGGGGAAATACAGTTGGCATGTCAAATGCTGTCCAGAAACCTAACAACGAGGAAGGTTTATGGATCATATCAGAGAGCATATCCGGGAACAGATCAAGATCGAAAACTTGACCAAGATTTTCGGACACAATGAGAAGAGGGCGCTGGAGCTTCTCCGCCACGGAAAAAGCCGGGATGAAGTGTTTCAGGCGACCCGCTGCAATATCGGCTTCGCCGATGTGTCGTTTTCAGTCGGCCGCGGTGAATTGTTCGTCATCATGGGACTCTCCGGCAGCGGCAAGAGCACATTGATCCGCGCAGTCAACCGCCTGATCGAACCGACCTGCGGCCGGGTGACTGTCGGAGGAACCGATGTGACCGCGCTGCCACGCAGGCAGTTGCTGCTCTGGCGGCGCAAAGTCGCAATGGTTTTCCAACATTTTGCGCTTTACCCGCACTTCACGGTTCTCGAGAATGCCGGCTATGCGCTGCGGTTGGCCGGGCTCCCGCCGGCCGGCTGCAACGCCCGGGCGGCCGAAGTGCTCGAACTGGTAGGGTTAAAAGGCTATGAACATCACTATCCGGACCAGCTTTCCGGGGGAATGCGCCAGCGTGTCGGCATTGCCCGGGCGCTGGCCGCCGATCCCGAGATCATCATCATGGACGAAGCGTTGAGCGCGCTTGATCCGCTGATCCGGCGCGAGATGCAGCGGGAACTCCGGGCTCTTCAGCAGAAGCTCGGCAAGACCATGATCTTCATCACCCACGATCTCGACGAGGCAATTTATCTGGCCGACCGGGCGATGATCATGAAAGACGGCAGGATCGCCCAGATCGGCACCATGGAGGAAATTCTCTCGCATCCGGCTGACGGTTTCGTCCGTAAATTCGGCGACGCCGCCGACAAGAGCAAGATCGTCACTGCCGGCGCGATCATGAAAAAAGGTTATGACAGCATCTATCTCACCGATGGTCCGCAGACCATGCTGCGGAAAATCCGGCAGAGCGGCCTCTCCTCT harbors:
- a CDS encoding phosphoribosyltransferase, which produces MQLLIDENRLAARIRELGEELCCFYRGKPLTVVIVLNGALFFAADLLRHLQLPELQCDTFAAGSYCDDRSSGRLEIRADVKLPVAGRHVLILDDVLDTGLTLGGIVGLFRRRAAASVRTCVLLEKDRPRSAAVVRRADWRGFAVADCYVVGYGLDSRELFRQLPYIAVLDAGEETL
- the mgrA gene encoding L-glyceraldehyde 3-phosphate reductase; the encoded protein is MMYQPAADRYDSMPYRRCGASGLKLPAISLGMWHNFGSVDVYENARAMLQQAFDLGITHFDLANNYGPEPGSAETTFGQIFRQDFRAYRDEMIISTKAGYLMWPGPYGEWGSRKNLIASCDQSLKRMQLDYVDIFYSHRPDPDTPLEETMGALDQLVRSGKTLYVGISSYPPELTRQAARLLREMRTPFIIHQPRYNLFCRDFEFNGLFDTLLAEKIGCIVFSPLAQGLLTDKYLHGIPANSRASRNHFLKESMITGEVLQKIGELNQLAQQRGQTLAQMAISFVLHQKAVTSALIGAHSPQQLVDIAGCLNNLEFSTSELASIDAIVGR
- a CDS encoding LysR family transcriptional regulator, encoding MKIFHLASVLHNFTETAAALGMSQPNVTQQIAQLEAELGTPLFERDGRRLRLTPGGRALQAECESLLAAEDQLIRQVQYAASAIRHYRLGATMTAGGYVLPGFLAAYSELHPRCNLSLYIANTDEIADRLKKHQLDLALVEGPFDRNYFFAEPWVQDELVAAGQPGFAAAEFSLAEAIAAGRRLILREPGSGTRYCFDRFLAERGLPAPDIRAVQEVNGFEALKQLVKLGFGFTVISELAIREELAAGTLAAARFTEGRLLRTMHFIYMPHENLKFAERFIAFCRRRLPSDDRVDRRQLRS
- a CDS encoding glycine betaine/L-proline ABC transporter ATP-binding protein produces the protein MDHIREHIREQIKIENLTKIFGHNEKRALELLRHGKSRDEVFQATRCNIGFADVSFSVGRGELFVIMGLSGSGKSTLIRAVNRLIEPTCGRVTVGGTDVTALPRRQLLLWRRKVAMVFQHFALYPHFTVLENAGYALRLAGLPPAGCNARAAEVLELVGLKGYEHHYPDQLSGGMRQRVGIARALAADPEIIIMDEALSALDPLIRREMQRELRALQQKLGKTMIFITHDLDEAIYLADRAMIMKDGRIAQIGTMEEILSHPADGFVRKFGDAADKSKIVTAGAIMKKGYDSIYLTDGPQTMLRKIRQSGLSSLFVTNKQGVIYGIVWARKIRACGNDHGTTAQALMEVEIKTVPLDAPVREVVALMGENSLPIAVVDEERRFCGVITAGSLLAALAGECVESKERVQ